From the Methanobrevibacter sp. genome, the window GTTGTCAGAATCAATGGTGAAGTTCAGCAGGTACAACAGACTTCAGGTCCGACAATATTCATAATCAATGATGAAAGCGGAACAACTGAAATTGCAGCATTTGACAAGGCCGGAGAAAGGTCATATCCTGAAATTGATGTGGGCGATGCGGTTCAGGTAATTGGTGAAGTTAATGAACACAGTGGAAAAACACAAATCGAGTCATCTTCAATGACAAAACTTGGTGAAGAAAATACGAGGAAGCTATTAAAATTAATTGACGATGCATTAAACAAGAAGGCTCAACCTGAAGATGTCGATTTCTTGGTCAAAAGTGATGTTTTAAACAGACTAAAACCTAAGATGTATGAAGCTGCTCAAAAAATCAGAAGAGCAATACTTGACGGAAGAACAATTCTTTTAAGACACCACAATGATGCCGACGGAATCTGTTCAGGAGTGGCAATGGAAAAAGCTATTGTTCCGTTAATTCAGAAGGCAAATCCAAGCAATGATGCAGAATATTATTATTTCAAACGTTCTCCTAGTAAAGCACCATTCTATGAACTGGAAGATGTTGTTAAAGACTTGTCATTTGCATTGGAGGACCAGGAAAGACACGGTCAGAAATTGCCTTTGATTGTTCTTTTGGACAACGGTTCAACAGAAGAGGACATCGTTGCATTGATGCAGGCAAAAATATATGATATTGAAGTTGTTGTTATAGACCACCACTCCCCTGGAGATTTAATCACCAAAGACGAACGTGACGGTGAGATATATGGTGGAACTGTTGCAGTAGATGAATATGTGGACTGTCATGTAAATCCTTACATTGTTGGTGGAGATTCCCAGCTGACAGCGGGCTGTCTTGCAACAGAAGTGGCACATATTATCAATCCTGATGTTAAAGAACTGATTATGCATTTACCGGCTATTGCAGCATTGGGGGACCGTGCTGAATGCGGTGAAGTTTACCAATACCTGCAGCTTGCATCTAAGAAAGGATTCAGCAGGGAACATCTGGCAAAAGTTGCAGAATGTGTTGATTTTGAAGCATATTTCTTAAGATTCATGAATGGTAGGGGAATAATGGATACCATTCTAGCTGTTGATAACCTTGATAAGCATGAAAAAATGATTGATGCATTATATAAGGAGTACCAAAAAAGAATCGATACCCAACTTAGGGCAGCTCTGCCGAATATCAAGAAAACTCAACTTGAAAACGGCATTTACTTTAATTTGCTTGATGTTGAAAAATTCGCACATAAATTCACATTCCCCGCTCCTGGAAAAACATGCGGTTTTGTTCACGATCATGTGATTAAAGAGTTGGGAGAAGACAAACCGATTGTAACATTAGGTCATGGTCCTGATTTTGGTGTATTCAGAGCCACTGATGCGGTAAACGAGCAATACGGTTTTAATGTTAATGAAATTGTATCCGCAATGATTGATAAAGTTCCTCAGGCAGGTATTGACGGCGGAGGCCATGAATGCGCAGGTTCAATCAAATATATTGAAGGGCTTGGCGAAGAAGTACTGTACAAGGTCGTTGAAGAAATTCAATCTCTGTCAAAAAAATAATTAGGTAAAAATGGTTTTAGAAAATTATTGTAAACATTGCGGTCATAGACTGCATCATGATGAGCCTTATTGTAAGGAATGTGGGCGAAAAACTCAATATTTGCCCACTAAGGACAACTATATTTTAGATATTCCAATATATGACATTGGATTTTTTGATTTTGACATTGATTTTTCTCCATACATAAACAGTTCAAAAGAGGATTTTAAATACGAGATATGCTCCTGCGGATATTTGAATGACGTAAATAATGAATACTGTTATATGTGTGGTGCAAAAAGGAATCACAGCAAATTTGAAAGAATTTTAAAAAACAGCTCAAAACCTCAGTTTTCCATAGACAATGTTTTATGTGACTGCGGAGCCATAAATTCCCGTGAAAATATTTTCTGTGAAATGTGCGGTAAACAGCTGAAGGACAACGGGCCTGTTAAAGAGGATAATTACAGTAACTTTAATTTGGAGTTCACTGATTCTGTTTTCTGTTTTTGCGGAGAGGAAAACGACAAATTCTCTCAATTTTGCAGAAACTGCGGCCTTCCATTATTCAATTACGGCAAACAGGGTGATGTTCATATTTTATGCACATGCTCTACAATAAATGAAATAACCTCCGATTACTGTATCGGATGCGGAAAGAATTTAAATATTGAAAGTTCGGTTATCCTTTGTATCTGCGGTGAAAAAAATCCCAAGGGCACTAAATTTTGCCATAGCTGTGAAAGACCATTAAATCCTCAAAAAACAATCAAAACCAGAATAATCTGTTCATGTGGGGAAGTATTGGATTGGGATGCCGATTATTGTCATAATTGTGGAAAAAATATTAAAAGGACATTTATTCGTAAAAATACTGTAAATGATACAGTCAAATCTCTGAAAAATCTGTTAAGGTAGTGATTTTTTGAAAACTTGTGATATTTGCGGCACTTTAAATTTTAAGGAAAATAATTATTGCACCCATTGTGGAAACAAATTCATCACAGAAAATTTATGTCCTTACTGCGGTGCAGTTAATGAGGATGTCGCAACACATTGCGTAAAATGCAACAAACAGATTAATCCGGTATATATTGATGATTTTGATACATTATTCAGTGATTATAATCATGATTTGCTTTTGAATGCAGAAATAAGCGATGAGGAATATGAAGAGATTGTCTCAAAATTATTCATCAGAGCAGATTATCTGGAAATTTATGGGGATACCACTAAAAATAAGATTCTTAATTTTGCAAGTGCATTTACTGAGTGCAAAACCAAGGCAAGAGGATACGAAAGAGGTTATATCTTTCTTGGAAACTGCATTTACTATGATGATCGTTTAAGCGATTCAGTGCAGATTGCTACATTAATTCATGAACTGGCTCACTATTTTTTATTCAGCATTGTTGAAAGTATTTTATGCCACATATTCAAGGTTAAACCGTCAGTAACTCTGCAAAGTTTCATCTGGTATTTTTTAACCCTTCCTGAATTTAAAATTATGAATGAATACTGTGCTCACACTGTTGAAGGCAGGTTTGTTCCATTCGGATATCAGAATTACGGTTCATATAATATTCTGATTAAGAATTTAGGTGTAGATAAGGAATCTTTGGATGGCATGGTTATTTTTGGAAATACTTTTGCAAATGAGATTATTCATTATCTGGAAAACTATATTGATGAAGAGTTGAGGGAAGAAATAAAACTTCAATATAAAAAGGATTTGACACCGCCATCTTATGAATCAATATTGACGGAAACAAGTGATGAATTACCATTGTATATAAAAAATAAGACTTTATTGCAAGTATTATATGATATTTTTAAAGAAGCTTCAAAAGAAAGTGTAAGAATTGAATTGGAAGATATAAAAAAAGGGATTGAATTAAACTAATCGTTTACTGTTTCTTTTTTTGCTCTTTTTTTTCTATGCTTTCCAATACTTCTTTTCCGGTATCAGTTAAACGGTATAGTCTTCCTTTACGAGCTTCTTCATTTATACATTCAACAATTTCTTTGCTTTTTAGTTCGCTTAGGACTTTTGAAATATGATTTGTTCTAATTCCACTGTCTTGAGCGATGTGAGTTGGTATTTTAACTTCGTCTCCAATTGATTTCAATGTTTTTTCTCTATATTTGGAAATTTGAACATATGAAGTTAATTTCAAAAGCTCATCGTTTTCATTTGACATAATAGAATATATGTACTTATACTATAAAATATTTTATACCAGTTTATTATTTTGATATAATTATTTTAACCACTTGTTTACCTATTTTAAACAATAATTAACTTATTATATAAGTGGTGTCAAAAATAATAGTATATTATTATTTCGTTTATGTGATAATATGAAATGTGAAAATTGTGGATTTGAAAATAAGGATACTGCCAAGTTTTGCACAAAATGCGGTGCATCATTTGTAGAACAACCTCCCGCACCCCCTGAAGGGCCAAAAGAGACTAATAATACAACTAAATACGTGATTGTAGCATTAGTCATTGTAATAATTATGCTTGTTGCGGGTCTTTCTTATTTTGCGGGGTCAATGAATTCAAATGATGTTTCCAGTGATGCTGCCGTGCAGAATGACACTGCTTCTCAGGATGCTGGAAGTGATGACAGTCAGGAATCTCAAAGTACCTCAACTCAAACTACAAGTTCTTCAAGTTCCAAATCCAAATCTTGGGAAATTATAGGTACTTATTCGGGTTCAGGTTCCGGTTCTCAAACTGTTGAGGTTCCTTCAGGTCAGATAATGGTAAAATTGTCTGCATATCCAATTAAGAATTATGCAACCAATCATTTGTATGTATCAGGATCCAATGGTCAATCCGGTGGCGTTGATTGGGGTTCACACAGTGATGTGGAAACAAGGTCTGATTCATTCAGTTACACATCATCATCTTCTGAGACATTTACCATAGATTATTATGAAACCGTAAGCTGGGAAGTTGAATTCTATCGTTATCAATAGGTGATTTTAAATCACTTATTTTATTTTTTTTGAAAAATTATTAATACATAAAGTAATAAAGTATCTACTATGTTTTTTGATTTAAATATTGAAGGAAGTAGCCTAGAAGATAATATTGATTTGGCTTGTGAAGCTTCTAAATATGGATGGAACCATATTAACTTTTCTTATAATCAGAATGATTTTAAACAGGCTTTGGAATTTAAACAGGATTTGTATGACAATTTAGAAAAAACAATCGATTTTGATTATACTTTGGAAATTAAATCAAATAATGTTGCTGAGATAAGAAAGATTGTACGTAAATTTAGAAATAAATCTTCCTGCATTTCAGTTGTCGGTGGAGATTTGAAGGTTAACCGTGCCGTTTTGGAAAACATTCAGATTGATGTCTTATCAAGGCCATATCTGAGAAGGTATGATAGTGGATTAAATCAGGTATTGGCAAAGGAATCAGTCAGAAACAATGTTGCAATAGAGTTATGCTTTAAGGATGTTTTAAAAAGTTATCTGGCTCACAGGGCAAAGGTAATTTCAAACTTTAAGGATATTTACACATTATACAGGAAGTTCGACTTCCCGTTGATTTTGTCAAGCCGTGCCGAAAGCGTTTTCGATATCAGAACCACTCATGATTTCATTGCATTTTTCAAGCAAACCGGTCTTGAGGCTGGTGAAATAAATAAATCATTTTTAACTGCTCAAAATATTTTGGAATTTAACCGGGATAGAAAAAACCTTATTTTAAAAGGGGTTAGGAGGGTCAGTGATGAAGCTTAAGGTATTGCCTCCAACTCTTAGAAAGAACAACAGGTACCTTACAGTTGAAATAAAAATCCAAACTCCAATCACAAAGGATGATTTTGTCAATATCATATGGGATTCATGTGTTAGGTTTCAGGGGGAAGCTAATACGGCCAATTTTAATTTATGGGTTATGAAATTCTATGAAATGGACAAAACAGAGAAATATTATTCTTACAAATCAATAGTTCGCTGTCAAAGGGGTTTTGTTGATGAGGTCAGATCAGCTTTGGCTTTGGCCAATATGTATAACAATGGCAAGATTGCCATAACGACCATCGGGTTGTCAGGAACTATCAAAGCATCACAAAAATACATTTAATTACTTTTTGTTAGTTTAAAATAGAAAACTTTATAAATAATATATTAATATAAATAACAATTGGATTTATGGAATGAAGAATATAAAATATTTTAATAAACTACTATGTAGTGATTAAAATTAAAATTTGCCTTTTCATGGAAGATTTGGTTTTGATTTTGAAATAATATTTTTTTAAAACGTAGTTGAATTAAAATTTTTAATATTTATAAAATTTGTATATGAATGTGAGGTATTATTATGCAACCTTTACAAAATGCTGGATATGATAGAGCTATTACTGTATTTAGCCCAGATGGAAGACTTTTCCAAGTAGAATACGCAAGAGAAGCTGTTAAAAGAGGAACTACATCTATAGGTGTAAAAAGTTCTGAAGGAATAATTTTAGCTGTAGATAAAAGAACTACTTCCAATTTAGTAGAATCATCATCTATTGAAAAAATATTCAAAATAGATGAACATATTGGAGCAGCTACTTCAGGTCTTGTTGCAGATGCTAGAGCTTTAGTGGAAAGAGCTAGAGTTGAAGCACAAATCAATAAAATAACCTATAGCGAACCTATCCGTGTTGACAGCCTATCTAAAAAACTATGTGACATGTTACAGTTATACACCCAAAATGGTGGAGTAAGGCCATTCGGTTCCGCTTTAATCATTGGTGGTGTATATGACGGCAAATGCAAACTGTTCGAAACTGACCCAAGTGGTGCATTAATCGAATACAAAGCAACCGCTATCGGTTCAGGAAGAAATGCTGCTATGGATATTTTTGAAGAAAAATATAGTGATGACTTAACTTTAGACGGAGCTATTGAATTGGCTTTAACTGCTATTAATGACGCTACCGATCACGAAACCACTTCAAAAAATGTTGAAATTGCTGTCATTAAATGTGATGATGGAAAATATGTAAAACTTTCTCCGGACGAAGTGCAAAAATACATTGATGAAGTACTTGTCGAAGAGGAAGAAGAGGAAGAAGAAGCTTCTGAAGAAGAAGCAGATGAAGATTCCGAAGAAGACGAAGAATAATTATTTTAATAACTAGTTAGGGGATGTTTCAATGGTAAATGTTGATGAGGCGATAATTGCTAAATATGAATATTGCGGTGAACATTTTGAAATATTGGTTGACCCTGATTTAGCAGCTGATTATAGAAATCCGGATGGTCCTGATGTTGCCATTGAAGATCTTTTAGCTGTTGAAGAAATTTTTAAAGACTCCAAAAAAGGAGATAAAGCTTCTGATGAAGCTATGAATAAAATATTTGAAACTACAGATCCTATTGAAGTTTCCAAGATTATACTTGAAAAAGGAACTGTTCAATTAACTGCTGATCAAAAAAGAAAGATGCAAGAGGATAAAAGGAAATTGGTTATTAACAAAATAGCTAAAGAAGCTATAAATCCTCAAAATGGTCTCCCTCACCCTGTTCAAAGAATTGAAAATGCATGTGATGAGGCTCGTGTTAAATTTGATCCATTTACTTCTGTAGATCAACAAGTTCAAACAGCTCTAAAAGCGATTAAACCTCTTATTCCAATCAGGTTTGAAAAAGTTAAAGTTGCTGTTAGACTCCCAGGATCTGCGGCAGGCGGTGCTTATTCTGTAATTCATGGTTTCGGTGAAATAATTAATGAAGAATGGCAACAAGATGGCTCCTGGATTGGTATTATTGAAATGCCTGGTGGTCTTCAAGATTCTTTTGCTGCAAAAATGGCTGAAATTTCAGGCGGAGAAGCAGAAACTAGAACTATTAAATAATAATTAATTAAGCTTATGGGATTATTATGATATACGTGGAAAATAAAGATTTAGTAATTCCTGGTCAGATTTTATCTGACGATGAATACTATTCAGGAAGAGGTACCTTTAAAGAAAATGGTAAAATTTGCTCTTCTTTAATAGGGCTTGTTTCTTTAAGGAATAAAAAAATCAGAGTTATTCCTTTAAAAAGTAAATATGTTCCTAAAAAAGGAGATGTTGTAATAGGTAAAATCAATGATGTAAGATTCTCAATGTGGGATGTTGACATCAATTCACCTTATTCCGGAATTTTACCTGCTTTTGAAGTGTTTGGTCGTGAGAAAAAAGAACTCAACAAAGTATATGATGTTGGGGATGTTCTATTTTTAAGAGTTGTCGATGTTGATGAAATCAAAAAGGCAAAACTCGGTTTAAAAGGAAGAGGAATGGGTAAATTTAAAGGAGGTATCATTGTAGATATTGCTCCAACTAAAGTTCCTAGATTAATCGGTAAAAAAGGTTCTATGATTAACATGATTAAGGACAAAACAAAATGTAAAATTGTCGTTGGTCAAAACGGTCTCGTTTGGGTAAAAGGAGACGAAGACATGGAACAGCTTACCAGAAATATTATTCATTTAATTGAGGCTGAGGCTCATACTTCTGGTTTAACTAATAAAATTAAAAACAAATTATACTTGGCTATTGACGGTGAATTGCCACCTGAAGAAGAACCTCAAGAGGAAGAAGAATTTGTTTTGGAAAAACCTAAACTTCAAAATTTTAAAGAAGAATTAGAACAAGAAGAAAGAGAAGCTGAAGAAAAAAGAATGGCTGAAGAAGAAGAGCCTGAAGAAGATAAACAAAAAGAAGATAAGCCAAATATTGCTGAAGTTATTGAAGAATTAAAGAAGAAAAATAATAAGGATCATACTTTATCTTATGGCGATAACTCAAATAATTCTTTTATTTTGAATAATAAATAATGATTATTAATTCTTCGTAGTTTAAATGAGGTAGATATAATGTCTGATATGATAAGAGAAGACGGTAGGAAATTTGATGAATTACGTCCTATCAAAATTGAAGCAGGAGTTCTTGAACGTGCAGATGGTTCTGCTTATTTGGAAGTTGGAGGAAATAAGATTTTAGTAGCTGTATATGGTCCTAGGGAATCATACATCAGGAGGCTATTAAAACCAAACACTGGTGTAATTAGATGCAGATATAATATGGCACCATTTTCAGTAGATGACAGAAAAAGACCAGGTCCAGACAGAAGGTCTTCCGAAATTTCTAAAATCACTGCTGATGCTTTAAGACCAGCATTAATGTTAGAAAATTATCCTCGTTCAATGATTGATATTTATATAGAAGTAATTGAAGCAGAAGGAGGAACTCGTTGTGCAGGAATTACCGCAGCTTCTGTTGCATTAGTAGATGCAGGAATACCTATGAAAGATATTGTTGTAGGTTGTGCTGCAGGTAAAGTAAATGATGAAATTGTGCTTGATTTATCTGAAGTTGAAGATAAGGAAGGACAAGCTGATG encodes:
- the rnp3 gene encoding ribonuclease P protein component 3, whose translation is MFFDLNIEGSSLEDNIDLACEASKYGWNHINFSYNQNDFKQALEFKQDLYDNLEKTIDFDYTLEIKSNNVAEIRKIVRKFRNKSSCISVVGGDLKVNRAVLENIQIDVLSRPYLRRYDSGLNQVLAKESVRNNVAIELCFKDVLKSYLAHRAKVISNFKDIYTLYRKFDFPLILSSRAESVFDIRTTHDFIAFFKQTGLEAGEINKSFLTAQNILEFNRDRKNLILKGVRRVSDEA
- a CDS encoding zinc ribbon domain-containing protein, which codes for MKCENCGFENKDTAKFCTKCGASFVEQPPAPPEGPKETNNTTKYVIVALVIVIIMLVAGLSYFAGSMNSNDVSSDAAVQNDTASQDAGSDDSQESQSTSTQTTSSSSSKSKSWEIIGTYSGSGSGSQTVEVPSGQIMVKLSAYPIKNYATNHLYVSGSNGQSGGVDWGSHSDVETRSDSFSYTSSSSETFTIDYYETVSWEVEFYRYQ
- a CDS encoding winged helix-turn-helix domain-containing protein, with amino-acid sequence MSNENDELLKLTSYVQISKYREKTLKSIGDEVKIPTHIAQDSGIRTNHISKVLSELKSKEIVECINEEARKGRLYRLTDTGKEVLESIEKKEQKKKQ
- a CDS encoding DHH family phosphoesterase, yielding MKTNCPKCKGVGSVVVDYKECDACGGTGYEEDLFDVGSHFKGVNSKAKAKFDLGSDQDIPCEVCNGKGQVEVFEDCPHCHGTGQVNVCRDCGKLIGENEDVCSECMEKRKVEKMKHDEYIARQNQARDVYILDSLCQMRDLDKDRLYKGKITRVEKYGAFVTLNNNVWGLMRGDVSEYKVGDEVIVFITAIKSREGKIDFAPAYVDKYNLKRLTKSIPRTLISKLEEKKGKVVRINGEVQQVQQTSGPTIFIINDESGTTEIAAFDKAGERSYPEIDVGDAVQVIGEVNEHSGKTQIESSSMTKLGEENTRKLLKLIDDALNKKAQPEDVDFLVKSDVLNRLKPKMYEAAQKIRRAILDGRTILLRHHNDADGICSGVAMEKAIVPLIQKANPSNDAEYYYFKRSPSKAPFYELEDVVKDLSFALEDQERHGQKLPLIVLLDNGSTEEDIVALMQAKIYDIEVVVIDHHSPGDLITKDERDGEIYGGTVAVDEYVDCHVNPYIVGGDSQLTAGCLATEVAHIINPDVKELIMHLPAIAALGDRAECGEVYQYLQLASKKGFSREHLAKVAECVDFEAYFLRFMNGRGIMDTILAVDNLDKHEKMIDALYKEYQKRIDTQLRAALPNIKKTQLENGIYFNLLDVEKFAHKFTFPAPGKTCGFVHDHVIKELGEDKPIVTLGHGPDFGVFRATDAVNEQYGFNVNEIVSAMIDKVPQAGIDGGGHECAGSIKYIEGLGEEVLYKVVEEIQSLSKK
- a CDS encoding zinc ribbon domain-containing protein, which gives rise to MKTCDICGTLNFKENNYCTHCGNKFITENLCPYCGAVNEDVATHCVKCNKQINPVYIDDFDTLFSDYNHDLLLNAEISDEEYEEIVSKLFIRADYLEIYGDTTKNKILNFASAFTECKTKARGYERGYIFLGNCIYYDDRLSDSVQIATLIHELAHYFLFSIVESILCHIFKVKPSVTLQSFIWYFLTLPEFKIMNEYCAHTVEGRFVPFGYQNYGSYNILIKNLGVDKESLDGMVIFGNTFANEIIHYLENYIDEELREEIKLQYKKDLTPPSYESILTETSDELPLYIKNKTLLQVLYDIFKEASKESVRIELEDIKKGIELN
- the psmA gene encoding archaeal proteasome endopeptidase complex subunit alpha — translated: MQPLQNAGYDRAITVFSPDGRLFQVEYAREAVKRGTTSIGVKSSEGIILAVDKRTTSNLVESSSIEKIFKIDEHIGAATSGLVADARALVERARVEAQINKITYSEPIRVDSLSKKLCDMLQLYTQNGGVRPFGSALIIGGVYDGKCKLFETDPSGALIEYKATAIGSGRNAAMDIFEEKYSDDLTLDGAIELALTAINDATDHETTSKNVEIAVIKCDDGKYVKLSPDEVQKYIDEVLVEEEEEEEEASEEEADEDSEEDEE
- the rrp41 gene encoding exosome complex exonuclease Rrp41; amino-acid sequence: MMSDMIREDGRKFDELRPIKIEAGVLERADGSAYLEVGGNKILVAVYGPRESYIRRLLKPNTGVIRCRYNMAPFSVDDRKRPGPDRRSSEISKITADALRPALMLENYPRSMIDIYIEVIEAEGGTRCAGITAASVALVDAGIPMKDIVVGCAAGKVNDEIVLDLSEVEDKEGQADVPIAMMPRTGEITLLQSDGDLTEEEFAKAIDLAMEGCRQVSELQKEALMKRYSTE
- a CDS encoding Rpp14/Pop5 family protein, with protein sequence MKLKVLPPTLRKNNRYLTVEIKIQTPITKDDFVNIIWDSCVRFQGEANTANFNLWVMKFYEMDKTEKYYSYKSIVRCQRGFVDEVRSALALANMYNNGKIAITTIGLSGTIKASQKYI
- a CDS encoding ribosome assembly factor SBDS, with the protein product MVNVDEAIIAKYEYCGEHFEILVDPDLAADYRNPDGPDVAIEDLLAVEEIFKDSKKGDKASDEAMNKIFETTDPIEVSKIILEKGTVQLTADQKRKMQEDKRKLVINKIAKEAINPQNGLPHPVQRIENACDEARVKFDPFTSVDQQVQTALKAIKPLIPIRFEKVKVAVRLPGSAAGGAYSVIHGFGEIINEEWQQDGSWIGIIEMPGGLQDSFAAKMAEISGGEAETRTIK
- a CDS encoding zinc ribbon domain-containing protein, with protein sequence MVLENYCKHCGHRLHHDEPYCKECGRKTQYLPTKDNYILDIPIYDIGFFDFDIDFSPYINSSKEDFKYEICSCGYLNDVNNEYCYMCGAKRNHSKFERILKNSSKPQFSIDNVLCDCGAINSRENIFCEMCGKQLKDNGPVKEDNYSNFNLEFTDSVFCFCGEENDKFSQFCRNCGLPLFNYGKQGDVHILCTCSTINEITSDYCIGCGKNLNIESSVILCICGEKNPKGTKFCHSCERPLNPQKTIKTRIICSCGEVLDWDADYCHNCGKNIKRTFIRKNTVNDTVKSLKNLLR
- the rrp4 gene encoding exosome complex RNA-binding protein Rrp4 produces the protein MIYVENKDLVIPGQILSDDEYYSGRGTFKENGKICSSLIGLVSLRNKKIRVIPLKSKYVPKKGDVVIGKINDVRFSMWDVDINSPYSGILPAFEVFGREKKELNKVYDVGDVLFLRVVDVDEIKKAKLGLKGRGMGKFKGGIIVDIAPTKVPRLIGKKGSMINMIKDKTKCKIVVGQNGLVWVKGDEDMEQLTRNIIHLIEAEAHTSGLTNKIKNKLYLAIDGELPPEEEPQEEEEFVLEKPKLQNFKEELEQEEREAEEKRMAEEEEPEEDKQKEDKPNIAEVIEELKKKNNKDHTLSYGDNSNNSFILNNK